One Turneriella parva DSM 21527 genomic region harbors:
- a CDS encoding PaaI family thioesterase produces MSAAIEIPRHWSSTFLSNKTLSEVRMYLRHDKSFVTEFNPHPGAEGPKAHAHGGFLASILDETMGSACWYNGLPVLAANLSVKYRRSVPLAGHYLCEAKIDRLETRRAMVNARIYKDDTVYCEATGVFVRVPIELLKQQPDMARMVEVVESIKSGQSIEELIELDRARRAGKQVATEAAPAGDDWQALAERGQKLAGDILSLAGDVVGRWLR; encoded by the coding sequence GTGAGCGCAGCGATTGAAATTCCCAGACACTGGAGTTCGACCTTTCTCTCGAACAAGACACTCTCAGAAGTGCGGATGTATTTGCGTCACGATAAATCTTTCGTCACGGAGTTTAATCCTCACCCCGGGGCCGAAGGCCCAAAAGCCCACGCACACGGCGGATTTCTCGCGAGCATTCTCGACGAAACCATGGGCAGCGCGTGCTGGTACAATGGCCTGCCGGTGCTCGCGGCGAATCTTTCGGTGAAGTACCGGCGCTCGGTGCCGCTCGCGGGCCACTACCTCTGCGAGGCAAAGATCGACCGGCTCGAAACGCGGCGCGCGATGGTGAATGCGCGCATCTACAAAGACGATACGGTCTACTGCGAAGCGACGGGCGTTTTCGTGCGCGTGCCGATTGAGCTCTTGAAACAACAACCCGACATGGCGCGCATGGTCGAGGTGGTCGAATCGATTAAGTCGGGGCAAAGTATCGAAGAACTCATTGAACTCGATCGGGCGCGGCGCGCGGGAAAGCAGGTTGCGACAGAAGCTGCACCCGCAGGCGATGATTGGCAGGCACTGGCAGAGCGCGGGCAGAAACTGGCTGGCGACATTCTATCGCTGGCCGGTGATGTGGTCGGTCGCTGGTTGAGATGA
- a CDS encoding TrmH family RNA methyltransferase — protein sequence MAKLLISSIESFDTPELEPYRTLRQVDEHEQAGIFVATNAKVVQRLLASRFGVISVLLTKEWFAAIESALRSRVEDEIIVYIGDKVLLEKITGYHVHQGALAVGKILAQPNIDTLLASSSRPLLVAAVEGIASAENLGAIVRSCAAFGAHFLIVGETCVSPFQRRSVSGSMGSIFEMPIVRSENLLATISRLRAHGVRCLATDLSPDAKKLSAVDLCGDVCFVFGAEGPGLSDAVISACDEIVEIPMPSHMNSLNVAAAAAVFLYEAVRQRE from the coding sequence ATGGCGAAGCTGCTCATCAGTTCTATCGAATCATTCGACACACCTGAACTCGAACCCTACCGCACCCTGCGCCAGGTCGATGAGCACGAGCAGGCGGGCATCTTCGTCGCCACCAATGCGAAAGTTGTTCAACGGCTTCTCGCAAGCCGCTTCGGGGTCATTTCTGTGCTGCTCACGAAAGAATGGTTTGCAGCAATAGAATCAGCGCTGCGCAGCCGCGTCGAAGATGAAATTATCGTGTACATCGGCGACAAAGTGCTCCTGGAGAAAATCACTGGCTACCACGTGCACCAAGGCGCACTCGCCGTTGGCAAAATTCTTGCGCAACCGAATATCGACACCCTGCTCGCGAGCTCTTCTCGGCCGCTGCTTGTCGCCGCCGTTGAGGGTATTGCGAGCGCCGAGAACCTCGGTGCGATTGTGCGCAGCTGTGCCGCGTTTGGCGCGCATTTTCTTATTGTTGGTGAAACCTGCGTCAGCCCGTTTCAGAGACGTTCAGTCTCAGGCTCTATGGGTAGCATATTCGAAATGCCGATTGTGCGCAGCGAGAACCTGCTCGCGACCATAAGCCGGTTGCGCGCCCACGGTGTACGGTGTCTGGCGACCGATCTGAGCCCCGATGCAAAGAAGCTGTCAGCGGTAGATCTCTGCGGCGACGTCTGTTTTGTTTTTGGTGCAGAAGGGCCGGGCCTCAGCGACGCGGTGATTTCTGCGTGTGACGAGATCGTTGAAATACCCATGCCCTCGCACATGAATTCGCTGAATGTCGCAGCGGCGGCAGCCGTATTTCTGTACGAAGCG